In one window of Buchnera aphidicola (Rhopalosiphum maidis) DNA:
- a CDS encoding TatD family hydrolase, with the protein MLLIDSHCHIDQLNHNSLHENIEKILKKAYENHVKKFLTVATSIDNFYKIKKLLDKYSSIFYSCGIHPLFCQKEIKNLNELKKLSNSKRVLALGETGLDYYYSSETKNLQQEFFREHIRIAIELNKPIIVHSRNAIKDTIKILREENAEKCGGILHSFTENEKSAFQLLDMGFYISFSGIITFKKSIELRNTLKKIPLKKLLIETDSPYLSPTPYRGKENQPAYLLSIAKKVAFIKEISLEELAKITTNNFFTLFNLNLKKNILFN; encoded by the coding sequence ATGTTATTAATTGATTCTCACTGCCATATTGATCAACTAAATCATAATTCATTGCATGAAAATATCGAAAAAATATTAAAAAAAGCATACGAAAATCATGTAAAAAAATTTTTGACAGTAGCAACTTCTATAGATAATTTTTATAAAATAAAAAAATTATTAGATAAATATAGTTCTATCTTTTATTCTTGTGGGATTCATCCATTATTTTGCCAAAAAGAAATAAAAAATTTGAATGAATTAAAAAAGTTATCTAATTCTAAACGTGTTTTAGCATTGGGAGAAACAGGTCTAGATTATTACTACTCATCTGAAACAAAAAATCTACAACAAGAATTTTTTCGAGAACATATTAGAATTGCAATAGAATTAAATAAACCAATTATAGTACATAGTCGAAATGCTATAAAAGATACAATAAAAATATTAAGGGAAGAAAACGCAGAAAAATGTGGTGGAATTTTACATTCATTTACTGAAAATGAAAAATCAGCATTTCAACTACTAGACATGGGATTTTACATTTCTTTTTCTGGAATAATTACTTTTAAAAAATCGATTGAATTACGTAATACACTAAAAAAAATACCATTAAAAAAATTATTAATAGAAACAGATTCACCATATTTGTCACCTACACCATATAGAGGGAAAGAAAATCAACCAGCATATTTACTTTCTATAGCAAAAAAAGTTGCTTTTATAAAAGAAATAAGTTTAGAAGAATTAGCCAAAATTACTACAAATAATTTTTTTACATTATTTAATTTAAATTTAAAAAAAAATATATTATTTAATTAA
- the ptsG gene encoding PTS glucose transporter subunit IIBC produces the protein MFKNVFASLQKVGKSLMLPVSVLPIAGILLGIGSAHFSFIPETISQIMAQTGGSVFSNMPLIFAIGVALGFSNNDGVAALAAVVAYSILIQTLSAVEPTVLNTDVDTIKNKNFSDIGILGGIVAGAISAYMFNKFYRIQLPEYLGFFAGKRFVPIISGLCAIFVGLILSLIWPTIGNKIQLFSEWAAYQNPIIAFSLYGLVERALVPFGLHHIWNVPFQMQIGEYKNSVGQVFHGDIARYMAGDSTAGNLSGGFIFKMYGLPGAALAIWHTAKKENRAKIGSIMISAALTAFLTGITEPIEFSFILVAPILYVVHAILAGLSFPLCIFLNMRAGTSFSHGFIDFIVLSGHSNQILLFPVIGICYGLLYYSIFYFLITTFNLKTPGREDNKKAMFFKNNIEIAPYIVKALGGKSNIKHLDACITRLRITVLEISKVNQDSLKNLGAAGVVISGSGVQAVFGTRSENIKTEMDEYMNNT, from the coding sequence ATGTTTAAAAATGTATTTGCAAGCCTTCAGAAGGTTGGTAAATCACTGATGTTACCCGTTTCAGTACTTCCTATTGCAGGAATACTCCTTGGAATAGGATCAGCTCATTTTAGTTTTATACCAGAGACTATTTCTCAAATTATGGCACAAACAGGAGGTTCTGTTTTTTCCAATATGCCATTAATTTTTGCAATTGGTGTAGCTCTTGGATTTAGTAATAATGATGGTGTTGCAGCATTGGCGGCTGTTGTTGCTTATAGCATATTAATTCAAACACTATCTGCAGTTGAACCAACTGTATTAAATACAGATGTTGATACAATAAAAAACAAAAATTTTTCTGATATTGGCATATTAGGAGGAATCGTAGCAGGAGCAATTTCAGCGTATATGTTTAATAAATTTTATAGAATTCAATTACCTGAATATTTAGGTTTTTTCGCTGGAAAAAGATTTGTTCCTATTATTTCAGGATTATGCGCAATATTTGTAGGATTAATCCTATCCCTTATTTGGCCTACTATTGGTAATAAAATTCAACTTTTTTCTGAATGGGCTGCTTATCAAAATCCTATTATTGCTTTTTCTCTGTATGGTTTAGTAGAAAGAGCATTAGTACCATTTGGTCTACATCATATATGGAACGTTCCATTCCAAATGCAAATTGGAGAATACAAAAATTCTGTAGGACAAGTTTTTCATGGAGATATTGCAAGATATATGGCAGGTGATTCAACAGCAGGAAATTTATCAGGTGGGTTTATCTTTAAAATGTATGGACTTCCAGGAGCAGCTTTAGCAATTTGGCATACAGCTAAAAAAGAAAATAGAGCTAAAATAGGAAGTATTATGATTTCTGCAGCTTTAACAGCTTTTTTAACAGGAATTACTGAACCCATTGAATTTTCTTTTATATTAGTTGCTCCAATATTATATGTTGTCCATGCTATTTTAGCAGGGTTGTCTTTTCCATTATGTATTTTTTTAAATATGCGGGCTGGAACTAGTTTTTCTCATGGATTTATAGATTTCATAGTATTGAGCGGACATAGTAATCAAATATTACTCTTTCCAGTTATTGGTATCTGCTATGGCCTTTTATACTATAGTATATTTTATTTTTTAATAACTACATTTAATTTAAAAACACCTGGACGTGAAGACAACAAAAAAGCTATGTTTTTTAAAAACAATATAGAAATAGCGCCATATATTGTTAAAGCATTAGGTGGAAAAAGTAATATTAAGCATTTAGATGCATGTATTACTAGATTACGAATTACAGTTTTAGAAATATCAAAAGTCAATCAAGATAGTCTAAAAAACCTTGGGGCTGCAGGTGTAGTTATTTCAGGATCTGGAGTACAAGCTGTTTTTGGCACTAGATCAGAAAATATAAAAACAGAAATGGATGAGTATATGAATAATACATAA
- the fabG gene encoding 3-oxoacyl-[acyl-carrier-protein] reductase, producing the protein MKINKKTALITGANQGIGKEIAIKLLQKGIQVIGTSTSVNGVKIINKYLKKNGFGFVLDLKDSDSILEKMKEIYKKEYSIDILINNAGTKLDNLLVYMSNQEWENVIKINLTSIFYLSKSVIRSMIKKKFGRIITIGSVIGYIGNQGQINYSASKSGLVGFHKSLALEVASKGITVNIVSPGFIKTNLTKDLNIFQYKKHLSKIPMKRIGKPEEIADAVVFLSSEKASYITGHTLHVNGGMYMT; encoded by the coding sequence ATGAAAATTAACAAAAAAACTGCATTAATAACAGGTGCAAATCAAGGTATTGGTAAAGAAATAGCTATAAAATTATTACAAAAAGGAATACAAGTAATCGGAACTTCTACAAGTGTAAACGGAGTTAAAATAATTAATAAATATTTAAAAAAAAATGGATTCGGTTTTGTTTTAGATTTAAAAGATAGTGATTCAATTTTAGAAAAAATGAAAGAAATTTACAAAAAAGAATATTCTATTGATATACTAATTAATAATGCTGGTACTAAATTAGATAATTTATTAGTTTACATGAGTAACCAGGAATGGGAAAATGTAATAAAAATTAATTTAACATCAATATTTTATCTGTCGAAATCAGTTATCCGTTCGATGATTAAAAAAAAATTTGGACGTATTATTACAATTGGCTCTGTAATTGGTTATATCGGAAATCAAGGTCAAATCAATTATAGTGCTTCAAAATCAGGACTAGTTGGATTTCATAAATCACTAGCATTAGAAGTTGCATCAAAGGGCATTACAGTTAATATTGTTTCACCAGGTTTTATTAAAACTAATCTTACAAAAGATTTAAATATTTTTCAATATAAAAAACATTTATCTAAAATTCCTATGAAAAGAATAGGAAAACCAGAAGAAATAGCTGATGCGGTAGTATTTCTTTCTTCTGAAAAAGCATCGTATATAACGGGACATACACTCCATGTTAATGGAGGCATGTATATGACATAA
- the rluC gene encoding 23S rRNA pseudouridine(955/2504/2580) synthase RluC has protein sequence MTYKTTSVSIIYINEDMINQRIDNFLQKKFKNVPKSAIYRIIRTGNIRINKKRIKPHYKLKIGDTLRIPPIKIICKEKNNILTTKYEKNLLNNILYEDNHLLIINKPSGIAVHGGSGINLGVIEYFRKIRPLEKFLELVHRIDRDTSGVLMLAKKRKSLISLHKQMREKKVQKKYIALVHGLWPLSLKKISEPLLKIHLKNKQKKISINKDGKPSETCFRIKKRYSLTTLISITPKTGRTHQIRVHTLYAGHPILFDKRYGKRDLDSNIKNKTKINRLLLHATSINFSHPENGKKMHIVAPLDINFKNYLNTLV, from the coding sequence ATGACATATAAAACCACATCTGTATCTATTATATATATTAATGAAGATATGATAAATCAACGTATAGATAATTTTTTACAAAAAAAATTTAAAAACGTACCAAAAAGTGCAATTTATCGTATTATAAGAACAGGAAATATTCGAATTAATAAGAAAAGAATCAAACCACATTACAAATTAAAAATAGGTGATACATTAAGAATTCCACCAATAAAAATAATATGTAAAGAAAAAAACAATATTTTAACAACTAAATATGAAAAAAATTTATTGAATAACATCTTATATGAGGACAATCATTTATTAATTATAAATAAACCTTCTGGTATTGCAGTACATGGTGGAAGCGGTATAAACTTAGGAGTTATAGAATATTTTCGAAAGATTCGACCATTAGAAAAATTCCTTGAACTCGTACATCGTATTGATCGAGATACATCTGGTGTTTTGATGCTAGCAAAAAAAAGAAAGTCTCTTATATCATTACACAAACAAATGAGAGAAAAAAAAGTACAAAAAAAATACATAGCATTAGTACACGGTCTATGGCCTCTTTCTTTAAAAAAGATATCTGAACCTCTATTAAAAATTCACTTAAAAAACAAACAAAAAAAAATTTCAATTAACAAAGATGGAAAACCTTCCGAGACATGTTTTAGAATAAAAAAACGGTATTCATTAACCACTTTAATTTCTATTACACCTAAAACAGGTCGAACACATCAAATTCGTGTACATACATTATATGCAGGTCACCCAATATTATTTGATAAACGTTATGGAAAACGTGATTTAGATTCTAATATAAAAAATAAAACAAAAATTAATAGACTTTTACTTCATGCTACTTCAATTAATTTTTCACATCCTGAAAATGGAAAAAAAATGCATATTGTAGCACCGTTAGATATAAATTTTAAAAATTATTTAAATACTCTTGTATAA
- the acpP gene encoding acyl carrier protein: protein MNSIEKKIKKIISNILDIKIEKILNNASFLDDLGADSLDIVELIMALEEEFNVEISDEDAEKLNTVQKSINYISNQNKK, encoded by the coding sequence ATGAATAGTATTGAAAAAAAAATAAAAAAAATAATTTCAAATATACTTGATATAAAAATAGAAAAAATACTTAATAATGCATCTTTTTTAGATGATCTTGGTGCTGATTCACTAGATATAGTAGAATTAATCATGGCTCTAGAAGAAGAATTTAATGTTGAAATATCAGATGAAGATGCGGAAAAACTTAATACCGTACAAAAATCTATTAATTATATTAGTAATCAAAATAAAAAATAA
- a CDS encoding DNA polymerase III subunit delta' C-terminal domain-containing protein has protein sequence MKLYPWLLKPYKNIIELHQRKKAHHAILIQTQKGIGAFKLIWFISKWLLCLKPIGIKFCNNCHGCKLMSAKNHPDWHTIINEKNNTFDVDSIRIINEKIFKRAQQGNNKIIFLPNIHKLTESAVNALLKTLEEPPEKNWFFLIDYNYLKLNYTLKSRCFLYRLSPPIEKESLNWLKNENKRNDISNLTSLRINQGSPMHAKKFIEGELWEERKNLYTSLSNSIESKNLLKILPILCKNNTIIKIDWICLLLFDAIKINFNERKKLTNCDQLKLINFFSEKYNNIILNKSIKNWIKCRYILSSISSINNELLLLEQLLVWEKILHFFIKP, from the coding sequence ATGAAATTGTATCCTTGGTTACTAAAACCATATAAAAATATTATTGAACTGCATCAAAGAAAAAAAGCACATCATGCCATTTTAATACAAACCCAAAAAGGAATAGGAGCTTTCAAACTAATTTGGTTTATTAGTAAATGGTTATTATGCTTAAAACCAATAGGAATAAAATTTTGTAATAATTGCCATGGGTGCAAACTAATGTCTGCAAAAAATCATCCAGATTGGCATACTATAATTAATGAAAAAAATAATACCTTTGATGTTGATTCTATTCGAATCATTAATGAAAAAATATTTAAACGTGCACAACAAGGAAATAATAAAATCATTTTTTTACCAAATATTCATAAATTAACAGAATCAGCAGTAAATGCATTATTAAAAACATTAGAAGAACCACCGGAAAAAAATTGGTTTTTTCTTATAGATTACAACTATTTAAAATTAAATTACACATTAAAAAGTCGTTGTTTTTTATATAGATTATCACCCCCCATAGAAAAAGAGAGCTTAAATTGGCTAAAAAATGAAAATAAAAGAAATGATATATCAAATTTAACTTCACTACGCATTAATCAAGGTTCTCCTATGCATGCTAAAAAATTTATTGAGGGAGAACTATGGGAAGAAAGAAAAAACTTATACACATCTTTGTCAAATTCCATTGAAAGTAAAAATCTACTAAAAATATTACCCATCTTATGTAAAAACAATACTATAATTAAAATAGATTGGATATGTCTATTGTTATTTGATGCTATAAAAATAAATTTCAATGAAAGGAAAAAATTGACTAACTGTGACCAACTAAAACTAATTAATTTTTTTTCTGAAAAATATAATAATATTATTTTAAATAAAAGTATTAAAAATTGGATAAAATGTCGATATATTTTATCAAGTATATCTAGTATTAATAATGAATTATTACTACTAGAACAATTGCTTGTATGGGAAAAAATTTTACACTTTTTTATTAAACCTTAA
- the rpmF gene encoding 50S ribosomal protein L32 — MAVQKSKPTRSKRGMRRSHDFLKEVTLSQDKFSGETHIRHHITAKGYYRGKKVI, encoded by the coding sequence ATGGCTGTTCAAAAAAGCAAACCAACACGATCTAAAAGAGGAATGAGACGTTCTCATGATTTTTTAAAAGAAGTTACTTTATCTCAAGATAAATTTTCTGGAGAAACACATATTCGACATCATATTACTGCGAAGGGATACTATAGAGGAAAGAAAGTCATTTAA
- the tmk gene encoding dTMP kinase, which produces MIKSKFIVIEGLEGAGKTNACICIQRTLKEYNIKNVILVRQPGSTPIAEKIRKLIKNNFHIEDFVKETELLLMYAARIQLVKKIIQPALRKGIWVISDRHDLSSIAYQGGGLGIKKKKINQLKYLFLKDFIPDLTIYLDVYPEIGLKRALKRNKLDRIEHRSLNFFKKTRDTYLKNIELDKKIIKINANLNIQIVTQNIKSQLLKWLEKKVI; this is translated from the coding sequence ATGATCAAAAGTAAATTTATTGTAATTGAAGGATTAGAAGGTGCTGGAAAAACAAATGCTTGCATTTGTATTCAACGTACTTTAAAAGAATATAACATAAAAAATGTTATATTAGTACGTCAACCTGGAAGTACACCTATTGCAGAAAAAATAAGAAAACTAATAAAAAATAATTTTCATATTGAAGATTTTGTAAAAGAAACAGAATTGTTACTGATGTATGCTGCAAGAATACAATTAGTTAAAAAAATAATACAACCAGCCTTGCGAAAGGGTATTTGGGTTATTTCAGATCGTCATGATTTATCTTCTATAGCCTATCAAGGAGGCGGGTTGGGTATAAAAAAGAAAAAAATTAATCAGCTAAAATATCTATTTTTAAAAGATTTTATTCCTGATCTAACTATTTATTTAGACGTTTATCCTGAAATTGGTTTAAAAAGAGCTTTAAAACGAAATAAATTAGATAGAATAGAACATCGCTCTTTAAACTTTTTTAAAAAAACAAGAGATACTTACCTAAAAAATATAGAATTAGACAAAAAAATAATAAAAATAAACGCTAATTTAAACATTCAAATTGTTACTCAAAATATAAAAAGCCAACTTTTAAAATGGCTTGAAAAAAAAGTTATATGA
- the fabD gene encoding ACP S-malonyltransferase, producing MNSFAMLFPGQGSQHTNMLCSFFQKKNNIFKKIFDEASECINYNLLKLIKNGAKKKDDYYKYIQSAILTSSIAIYQFWKEKNGRCPAFMSGHSLGEYSALVCADAIKFSDALKIVKLRSKLMQRTIINKPSLVQAIIGLDKIIIENICLQHSEKVVSIASINSKNQIIVSGDKSAVHEVGVSCKKNGAKYVIKLNINTPIHSSLMKPVAEKMQYLLQSIKIKTPKIPVINNVDVICEKSEKKIKKALVRQLYSTVRWKEIIDLIKSKKIFTMLEIGPNKILTNLMKKNHSITMFNTNNLKNFLIAFKKIHKKNNEN from the coding sequence ATGAACTCATTTGCAATGCTATTTCCAGGTCAAGGGTCTCAACATACAAACATGTTGTGTTCTTTCTTTCAAAAAAAAAATAATATTTTTAAAAAAATATTCGATGAAGCATCAGAATGTATTAATTATAACTTATTAAAGTTAATAAAAAATGGTGCAAAAAAAAAAGATGATTATTATAAATATATACAGTCAGCAATATTAACTTCATCAATTGCGATTTATCAGTTTTGGAAAGAAAAAAATGGACGATGTCCAGCATTTATGTCAGGACATAGTTTAGGAGAATATTCAGCATTAGTCTGTGCTGATGCAATAAAGTTTTCTGATGCACTAAAAATAGTTAAACTAAGAAGTAAGTTAATGCAAAGAACTATTATAAATAAACCATCTTTAGTACAAGCAATTATTGGTTTAGATAAAATAATTATTGAAAATATATGTTTACAACATTCAGAAAAAGTTGTTTCTATAGCAAGTATAAATTCTAAAAATCAAATTATTGTTTCAGGAGATAAATCAGCAGTACATGAGGTCGGTGTCAGTTGTAAAAAAAATGGAGCTAAATATGTAATAAAATTAAACATTAATACGCCTATACATAGTAGTTTAATGAAACCTGTTGCAGAAAAAATGCAGTATTTATTGCAATCTATTAAAATAAAAACTCCGAAAATACCTGTTATTAATAATGTAGATGTTATATGTGAAAAAAGTGAAAAAAAAATTAAAAAAGCGTTAGTTCGACAACTTTATAGTACTGTAAGATGGAAAGAAATAATTGATTTAATAAAATCAAAAAAAATTTTTACAATGTTAGAAATAGGACCAAATAAAATTTTAACTAATTTAATGAAAAAAAATCATAGTATAACTATGTTCAATACAAATAATTTAAAAAATTTTTTAATCGCATTTAAAAAAATTCATAAAAAAAACAATGAAAATTAA
- the rne gene encoding ribonuclease E, which translates to MKRMLINATQQEELRVALVDGQRLYDLDIESSGSEQKKSNIYKGKITRIEPSLEAVFIDYGTEKHGFLPLREISKNYFPEKYNCDTRLNIKDILREGQELIVQIDKEERGTKGAALTTFITLAGSYLVLMPNNPKIAGISRRVEGNDRIELKELLLSLKIPEKMGLIIRTAGVGKSIKSLQWDLSLRLKHWDAIKKASTRKSAPFLIHQESNVIVRAFRDYLRQDIGEILIDNPKTLDVALEHITALGRPDFINKIKLYTGEIPLFSYYQIESQIDSAFQRKVKLPSGGSIMVDTTEALTAIDINSARSTRGADIETTAFNTNLEAVEEISRQLRLRDLGGLIVIDFIDMTAISHQKAIENKLREIVREDRARIQIGHISRFGLLEMSRQRLSSSLGESSHHICPRCTGTGTIRDNESLSLSILRLIEEEALKENTYEVHAIVPIEIACYLLNEKREAVYAIEKRQAGGKTIIVPNKNMKTPHYLVSRIRKGEQIRSMSYCLSNVRKNKILNNIKKEILEKKIRSNPILTNVSLSSYSHNKKNIEKDNIPRKRNFNNFIINALLNKKNPVFKFITWIKDSFLKKNVFIKNEIFKRSIFQNKKNVLFSKKENFYSIKEINKKDKIVSSIKKNEKKKLLNNIKKHYYHQNNNFFDKNTKYTSFKNIDSKINSINFKLKNLNFLEKNNFYIFNKNNFLYTEKYSKNEFEKFLNFKITSNVDCHDRNQKNLENNTSFKKKSSCNNIIFNNYYPNNIIVNINSTIFQTYQDSQLFNFYPIKTSISMIPHSFFSLELVLGKSLKKYSFSKENQIKKYQKFNHYTKSNMFSINKKNNFIKNSTSFPKTFKTKEINHSYKKNKIITKSYFFKTSFKYKTVIQNSTKLKVKLIPKKSNSLVSDQKTVFLNPTFKEENIKNQSSAPITKIFSDLSLNKYQKTVTSPILLKKLNKKLKKSAGAHSATNFSTSPVKKSE; encoded by the coding sequence ATGAAAAGAATGTTAATTAATGCAACTCAGCAAGAAGAGTTACGTGTAGCTCTTGTTGATGGTCAGCGTCTATATGATCTTGATATAGAAAGTTCTGGATCAGAACAAAAAAAATCAAATATATACAAGGGGAAAATTACTCGAATTGAACCTAGTTTAGAAGCTGTTTTTATAGATTATGGTACGGAAAAACATGGTTTTTTACCATTAAGAGAAATTTCTAAAAATTATTTTCCAGAAAAATACAATTGTGATACACGTCTGAATATCAAAGATATTTTACGAGAAGGTCAAGAACTTATTGTTCAAATAGACAAAGAAGAAAGAGGTACTAAAGGCGCTGCATTAACTACCTTTATAACTTTAGCTGGTAGTTATTTAGTTTTGATGCCTAATAATCCTAAAATTGCTGGAATATCAAGGCGAGTTGAAGGAAATGATAGAATAGAATTAAAAGAATTATTATTATCTTTAAAAATTCCTGAAAAGATGGGTTTAATCATCAGAACCGCTGGTGTGGGGAAATCTATAAAATCACTACAATGGGATTTATCTCTTAGATTAAAACATTGGGATGCAATTAAAAAAGCTTCAACAAGAAAATCTGCACCATTCTTAATTCATCAAGAAAGTAACGTTATTGTCCGTGCTTTTAGAGATTATTTACGTCAAGATATTGGTGAAATTTTAATTGATAACCCAAAAACATTAGATGTTGCTCTTGAACATATTACTGCTCTAGGACGTCCAGATTTCATTAACAAAATTAAATTATATACTGGAGAGATACCACTTTTTAGCTACTATCAGATTGAATCTCAAATAGATTCTGCTTTTCAAAGAAAAGTAAAATTACCTTCTGGTGGGTCAATTATGGTAGATACCACAGAAGCATTAACAGCTATTGATATTAATTCAGCTCGTTCCACTCGTGGAGCTGATATTGAAACAACAGCATTCAACACTAATTTAGAAGCAGTAGAAGAGATTTCTCGTCAATTAAGATTACGTGATTTAGGCGGTTTAATCGTCATTGATTTCATAGACATGACAGCTATAAGTCATCAAAAAGCTATTGAAAATAAATTGCGTGAAATTGTTCGTGAAGATAGAGCACGTATTCAAATTGGACATATTTCTAGATTTGGTCTTCTAGAGATGTCCAGACAAAGGTTAAGTTCATCTTTAGGTGAGTCTAGCCATCATATTTGTCCTAGATGCACAGGTACAGGTACAATAAGAGATAATGAATCACTGTCTTTGTCAATTTTACGTTTAATTGAAGAAGAAGCTCTTAAAGAAAATACATATGAAGTTCATGCAATTGTACCAATAGAAATTGCTTGTTATTTGTTAAATGAAAAAAGAGAAGCAGTCTATGCCATTGAAAAACGTCAAGCGGGTGGTAAAACTATCATTGTTCCTAATAAAAACATGAAAACTCCGCATTATCTTGTATCTAGAATCAGAAAAGGTGAACAAATACGCTCTATGAGCTATTGTCTTTCTAACGTTAGAAAAAATAAAATACTAAATAATATTAAAAAAGAAATTTTAGAGAAAAAAATCAGATCTAATCCAATTTTAACAAATGTTTCTTTGTCTAGTTATTCACATAATAAAAAAAATATTGAAAAAGATAATATTCCAAGGAAAAGAAATTTTAATAATTTTATTATTAACGCGTTATTAAATAAAAAAAATCCCGTTTTTAAATTTATCACTTGGATAAAAGATTCTTTTCTTAAAAAGAATGTTTTTATTAAAAATGAGATTTTTAAACGAAGTATTTTTCAAAATAAAAAAAATGTTCTTTTCTCTAAAAAAGAGAATTTTTATAGCATAAAAGAGATCAATAAAAAAGATAAGATAGTATCTTCTATCAAGAAGAATGAAAAAAAGAAATTACTTAATAACATTAAAAAACATTATTATCATCAAAATAATAACTTTTTTGATAAAAACACTAAATATACGTCTTTTAAAAACATTGATTCTAAAATTAATAGTATTAATTTTAAATTAAAAAATTTAAATTTTTTAGAAAAAAATAATTTTTATATTTTTAATAAAAATAATTTTTTATATACAGAAAAATATTCTAAAAACGAATTTGAAAAATTTTTAAATTTTAAAATTACAAGCAATGTAGATTGCCATGACAGAAATCAAAAAAATTTAGAAAACAATACATCGTTTAAAAAAAAATCATCATGTAATAATATTATTTTTAATAATTATTATCCCAATAATATTATAGTTAATATTAATTCTACTATTTTTCAAACATATCAAGATTCTCAATTATTTAATTTTTATCCTATTAAAACTTCAATTTCAATGATTCCTCATAGTTTTTTTTCATTAGAATTAGTTCTTGGAAAATCGTTAAAAAAATATTCTTTTTCTAAGGAAAATCAAATAAAAAAATATCAAAAATTTAATCATTATACAAAATCAAATATGTTTTCTATCAATAAGAAAAATAATTTTATTAAAAATTCAACTTCATTTCCCAAAACATTTAAAACTAAAGAAATTAATCATTCTTATAAAAAAAATAAAATAATTACAAAATCATATTTTTTTAAAACATCTTTTAAATATAAAACTGTTATTCAAAATAGTACGAAATTGAAAGTAAAATTAATACCTAAAAAAAGTAATTCTTTAGTTTCAGATCAAAAAACAGTTTTTTTAAATCCAACTTTTAAAGAAGAAAACATAAAGAATCAGTCAAGTGCACCAATAACAAAAATTTTTAGTGATTTATCTTTAAACAAATATCAAAAAACTGTGACATCTCCAATTTTATTAAAAAAATTAAACAAAAAATTAAAAAAATCAGCTGGAGCGCATTCTGCTACAAACTTTTCTACTTCTCCTGTTAAAAAATCAGAATAA